In Clostridium sp. SY8519, one genomic interval encodes:
- the infB gene encoding translation initiation factor IF-2: MAKSRIYELAKELNVPAKDIITYLAGKGIEVSNHMSSIDEKDAMSVKKAFSDKKKSSEEPKKAASQEEGQKPKKKMISAVFNPQNSKNGNRNQKSIVKGRSSQQEKNGSRSRRERGQGGGMKRQQSGRPQAGTRVPLRKPTIKYDSVQPGSATSVDNSSHALQKNRSEAANHGEKNSQAKAETRKKNGEKRPNSERTQGGDRRENQERKKQSVSKSSQGSRGNSASRTGGRRGGQNDTDRAKTSRGGADRRNGSPAAASAPDGNGRKDSRDRGRKHQQNYDKKPKRQERYVNLEKKTGHKKKNAVPVPASEKRDKNEIISIKVPDYITIHDLADRMHIQPSDIIKKLFLAGQVVTMNQEIDYEKAEEIALDFNCICEKEEKVDVIAELLKEEEEPEKDLKKRPPVVCVMGHVDHGKTSLLDAIRQTHVTDREAGGITQHIGASVATINGEKITFLDTPGHEAFTAMRMRGAKSTDIAILVVAADDGIMPQTIEAINHAKAAGIEVIVAINKIDKPGANIDLVKQGLAEQGLIPEDWGGSTICVPVSAKTHEGIDELLEMILLTADVLELKANPKRKARGLVIEAKIDKGRGVVATVLIQKGTLKQGEPVAAGACYGKARALTDHTGKRVKEAGPSMPVEIIGLNNIPHAGEVFMAFDSEKEARNFAETFVSNDKEKLLEETRARRNLDNIFSQIQAGNLKELELIVKADVQGSVEAVRESLEKLSNDEVVVKVIHGGVGVISESDVNLASASNAVIIGFNVKTDSNAKSIAEHENVEIRTYSVIYKAIEDVENAIKGMLEPIYEEKVIGHAEVRQLFKASGVGTIAGSYVLDGVFERDCKIRIRREGKQIYEGALASLKRFKDDVKSVKAGYECGLVFDGFNELREGDEVEAYKMVEVPRQ; the protein is encoded by the coding sequence ATGGCGAAATCAAGAATATACGAACTTGCAAAAGAACTGAATGTTCCCGCAAAGGATATCATCACTTATCTGGCAGGGAAAGGAATCGAGGTGTCGAATCATATGAGCTCTATTGATGAAAAAGACGCAATGAGCGTGAAAAAAGCTTTTTCAGATAAGAAGAAATCTTCGGAAGAACCGAAAAAAGCAGCTTCCCAGGAAGAAGGACAGAAGCCAAAGAAAAAAATGATTTCAGCGGTATTCAATCCGCAGAACAGTAAAAACGGCAACCGCAACCAGAAAAGCATCGTAAAAGGTCGTTCCAGCCAGCAGGAGAAAAACGGAAGCCGCAGCAGGAGGGAGCGGGGCCAGGGCGGCGGAATGAAACGTCAGCAGTCCGGCAGACCGCAGGCAGGCACCCGTGTACCGCTGCGCAAACCGACGATCAAGTACGATTCTGTACAGCCCGGCAGTGCGACTTCCGTGGATAATTCTTCCCATGCGCTGCAGAAAAACCGCAGCGAAGCAGCAAACCACGGCGAAAAAAACAGCCAGGCAAAAGCGGAAACCAGAAAGAAAAATGGAGAAAAACGTCCGAACAGCGAAAGAACACAGGGTGGTGACAGACGTGAAAACCAGGAAAGAAAGAAACAATCCGTATCAAAGAGCAGTCAGGGCAGTCGCGGCAATAGCGCTTCTCGGACAGGCGGCCGACGCGGCGGTCAGAACGATACGGATCGTGCGAAGACATCACGCGGCGGCGCAGACCGCAGAAACGGCAGCCCGGCAGCTGCTTCCGCACCGGATGGAAACGGAAGAAAAGACAGCAGGGACCGGGGAAGAAAGCACCAGCAGAATTACGACAAAAAGCCGAAGAGACAGGAGCGGTATGTAAATCTGGAAAAGAAAACCGGCCATAAGAAGAAAAACGCGGTTCCGGTTCCGGCATCTGAGAAACGGGATAAAAACGAGATTATCTCCATCAAGGTACCGGATTACATCACCATCCATGATCTGGCAGACCGCATGCATATTCAGCCGTCTGACATTATCAAAAAACTGTTCCTGGCCGGCCAGGTGGTCACCATGAACCAGGAGATTGATTATGAAAAGGCCGAGGAAATCGCCCTGGATTTCAACTGTATCTGCGAGAAAGAAGAAAAAGTCGATGTCATCGCGGAACTTCTGAAAGAAGAGGAAGAACCGGAAAAAGACCTGAAGAAGCGCCCGCCGGTTGTCTGCGTTATGGGCCACGTGGATCATGGAAAGACTTCCCTGCTGGACGCAATCCGCCAGACCCATGTGACAGACCGGGAGGCCGGTGGCATTACCCAGCACATCGGTGCTTCGGTGGCCACCATCAACGGCGAAAAGATCACCTTCTTAGATACGCCGGGCCATGAGGCATTTACTGCCATGCGTATGCGCGGCGCCAAATCCACCGATATCGCGATTCTGGTAGTGGCTGCGGACGACGGAATCATGCCCCAGACCATAGAGGCCATCAACCATGCGAAAGCAGCCGGTATTGAGGTGATCGTGGCCATCAACAAGATCGACAAGCCGGGCGCGAATATCGACCTGGTGAAACAGGGACTCGCGGAACAGGGACTGATCCCGGAAGACTGGGGCGGATCCACCATCTGTGTTCCGGTTTCCGCCAAGACCCATGAGGGAATCGACGAGCTTCTGGAAATGATCCTTCTGACCGCCGATGTGCTGGAACTGAAGGCAAATCCGAAGCGAAAAGCCCGGGGACTGGTCATCGAGGCAAAAATTGATAAGGGACGCGGTGTCGTAGCCACTGTCCTGATTCAGAAGGGTACCCTGAAGCAGGGAGAACCGGTGGCTGCAGGCGCATGCTACGGCAAGGCCCGCGCGCTGACCGACCATACCGGCAAACGGGTCAAAGAAGCAGGTCCTTCCATGCCGGTGGAAATCATCGGACTGAACAATATTCCGCATGCCGGTGAAGTATTCATGGCCTTTGATTCCGAGAAGGAAGCACGTAATTTCGCGGAAACATTTGTATCCAATGACAAGGAAAAACTCCTGGAAGAGACCCGGGCACGGCGCAATCTGGACAACATTTTCTCCCAGATTCAGGCCGGCAATCTGAAGGAACTGGAGCTGATTGTCAAAGCCGATGTACAGGGGTCTGTGGAGGCGGTACGCGAAAGCCTGGAAAAACTTTCCAACGACGAAGTTGTGGTTAAGGTAATCCATGGCGGCGTAGGCGTGATCAGTGAGTCTGATGTCAACCTGGCATCTGCTTCCAACGCGGTGATCATCGGATTTAATGTAAAGACCGATTCCAACGCAAAGAGTATTGCGGAACACGAAAATGTGGAAATCCGTACGTACAGCGTAATCTACAAAGCAATTGAAGATGTGGAAAATGCTATAAAGGGTATGCTGGAACCGATCTACGAAGAGAAAGTGATCGGACATGCCGAGGTAAGACAGCTGTTCAAGGCTTCCGGTGTGGGTACCATTGCAGGATCTTATGTGCTGGACGGCGTGTTTGAGCGGGACTGCAAAATCCGGATCCGCCGGGAAGGCAAACAGATCTATGAAGGTGCCCTTGCGTCTCTGAAACGGTTTAAAGATGATGTGAAATCTGTAAAAGCCGGCTATGAATGCGGTCTTGTCTTTGACGGATTCAATGAACTCCGTGAAGGGGATGAAGTGGAAGCATACAAGATGGTAGAGGTGCCAAGACAGTAG
- a CDS encoding bifunctional oligoribonuclease/PAP phosphatase NrnA, with translation MKLDTYLQGVHSVAVSGHVRPDGDCVGSCLAAYNYITACYPSIQVDVYLESVIEKFSFLKNADKIRQIPPEPEERQYDLFLVLDCGDVSRLGDAAQYYHTAKQRICIDHHVSNSSFADCNLVEPDASSTCELLFGVFDRRKITKEIAECLYVGLVTDTGVFQYSCTSAHTMQVGGELMNCGIDYPWIVTHTFFEKTYQEQRILGHSLEKSVLHQDGKVISCMLRGAELKDYDVTPDDLDGIASAMRNTKDVEVSVFLYENPDGTYKLSLRSGSYVDVAAIASAYGGGGHVRAAGATIYDPPQQVLQDLLRDIRLQIEAHETADA, from the coding sequence ATGAAATTAGATACCTATTTACAGGGGGTTCACAGCGTGGCCGTCTCCGGGCATGTGCGTCCGGATGGCGACTGCGTGGGCTCCTGCCTGGCGGCGTATAATTATATCACTGCCTGTTATCCTTCCATTCAGGTGGATGTATATCTGGAATCCGTGATCGAAAAATTTTCCTTTTTAAAGAATGCGGATAAAATCCGGCAGATTCCGCCGGAGCCGGAGGAACGTCAGTATGACCTGTTTCTGGTGTTGGACTGCGGAGATGTGAGCCGTCTCGGCGACGCCGCGCAGTATTATCACACGGCAAAGCAGCGCATCTGTATTGACCACCATGTGAGCAATTCCAGTTTCGCGGACTGCAACCTGGTGGAACCGGATGCCAGCTCAACCTGTGAACTGCTTTTCGGCGTTTTTGACCGCCGGAAAATCACGAAGGAAATTGCGGAATGCCTCTATGTCGGTCTGGTTACCGATACCGGTGTTTTTCAGTATTCCTGTACTTCGGCCCATACGATGCAGGTGGGCGGCGAACTGATGAACTGCGGGATTGATTATCCCTGGATTGTAACACATACATTTTTTGAGAAAACTTATCAGGAGCAGCGGATTCTCGGCCATTCCCTGGAAAAAAGCGTTCTGCATCAGGATGGAAAAGTGATTTCCTGTATGCTGAGAGGTGCAGAACTGAAGGATTATGATGTCACGCCGGATGATCTGGACGGGATTGCCAGTGCCATGCGCAATACAAAGGACGTGGAAGTGTCTGTTTTTCTGTATGAAAATCCGGACGGTACTTACAAACTGAGTCTGCGTTCCGGTTCTTATGTGGATGTGGCAGCGATTGCTTCGGCATATGGCGGCGGCGGTCATGTACGGGCTGCGGGAGCCACCATTTACGATCCGCCGCAGCAGGTGCTGCAGGATCTGCTCCGGGATATCCGGCTTCAGATTGAGGCCCATGAAACTGCCGATGCGTAA
- the rpsO gene encoding 30S ribosomal protein S15, with the protein MISAEKKQEIIAAYGRTQNDTGSPEVQIALLTERIRELTDHLKEHPKDHHSRRGLLKMVGQRRRLLAYLQKKDLEGYRTLIARLGIRK; encoded by the coding sequence ATGATTTCAGCAGAAAAAAAACAGGAGATTATCGCTGCGTACGGACGTACACAGAATGACACAGGTTCACCGGAGGTACAGATCGCTTTACTGACCGAGCGTATCCGCGAGCTTACCGATCACCTGAAAGAGCATCCCAAGGATCATCATTCCAGAAGAGGACTTCTGAAGATGGTTGGTCAGAGAAGAAGATTACTTGCATACCTTCAGAAAAAAGATCTGGAAGGCTATCGTACTTTAATCGCACGACTGGGAATCAGAAAGTAA
- a CDS encoding YlxR family protein — MGKKVPMRVCVGCRQLKEKKELIRILHTAEDGFCVDARGRKNGRGAYICKNRACLEAAVKNHGLERSLKTHISKEIWQALIKEMEKEIAEQ; from the coding sequence ATGGGTAAGAAAGTTCCGATGCGCGTCTGCGTAGGATGCAGACAGCTGAAAGAAAAAAAAGAGCTGATCCGTATTCTTCATACGGCAGAGGATGGTTTTTGCGTAGATGCCAGAGGCAGAAAAAACGGCCGGGGCGCGTATATCTGCAAAAACCGGGCGTGTCTGGAGGCAGCCGTAAAAAACCACGGGCTGGAGCGTTCCCTGAAAACACATATCTCGAAAGAGATCTGGCAGGCACTGATCAAGGAGATGGAAAAGGAAATTGCAGAACAGTAG
- the nusA gene encoding transcription termination factor NusA, whose amino-acid sequence MAKANKNTKSDSQELLDALTILEKEKNVSKDALLDAIEKSLLNACDNHFGTSENIRVVMNRETCEYHVYADKEVVEEVFDPAIEISVADARMQDPSMNLGDICQVEVQSKEFGRIATQNAKNVILQKIREEEKKSIVDYFKDKEHTIITGIVQRYVGNNLSVNLGRADAILTRNEMIPGENFKPTDRVRVYVIEVRDTPKGAKILVSRTHPDFVRCLFEEEVSEIREGIVEIKNIAREPGSRTKMAVWSNDADVDPVGACVGKEGNRVNDVVAELGGEKIDIINWDINPAILIQNALSPAKVISVIADEEEKKAKVVVPDYQLSLAIGKEGQNARLAARLTGYKIDIKSETQARESGEFDQFGEAYDDYEDGYEDDFDDISGFEDDLDEEGFIDMDSLEESDAEETEDAEESEIEAEDSAADTANEETES is encoded by the coding sequence ATGGCCAAGGCAAACAAGAACACAAAAAGCGACAGCCAGGAGCTGTTAGATGCTTTAACGATTCTTGAAAAAGAAAAAAATGTTTCCAAAGACGCGCTGCTGGATGCAATCGAGAAATCCCTGCTGAACGCATGCGACAATCACTTTGGTACTTCAGAGAATATTCGTGTGGTCATGAACCGCGAGACCTGCGAATATCATGTATATGCAGATAAGGAAGTGGTGGAAGAGGTATTTGATCCGGCCATCGAGATCAGTGTGGCAGATGCCAGAATGCAGGATCCCTCCATGAACCTCGGCGATATCTGCCAGGTGGAAGTGCAGTCCAAGGAATTCGGGCGGATTGCCACACAGAATGCAAAGAATGTGATCCTGCAGAAAATCCGGGAAGAAGAGAAAAAGTCCATTGTCGATTATTTCAAGGATAAAGAGCATACGATTATTACCGGTATCGTACAGCGTTACGTAGGAAATAACCTGAGCGTAAACCTGGGACGGGCGGATGCGATCCTTACCAGAAACGAAATGATTCCGGGAGAGAATTTCAAACCCACCGACCGGGTACGGGTCTATGTGATTGAAGTGCGTGATACACCAAAGGGAGCCAAAATTCTGGTATCCCGTACACATCCGGACTTTGTGCGCTGTCTGTTTGAGGAAGAAGTATCCGAGATCCGGGAAGGCATCGTGGAAATCAAAAACATTGCCAGAGAGCCCGGAAGCCGGACAAAAATGGCTGTCTGGTCCAATGACGCGGATGTGGATCCGGTGGGAGCCTGTGTCGGAAAAGAAGGCAATCGTGTCAATGATGTCGTGGCGGAACTGGGCGGCGAAAAAATTGATATCATCAACTGGGATATCAACCCTGCGATATTGATTCAGAATGCCCTCAGTCCGGCAAAAGTAATTTCCGTCATCGCGGATGAAGAAGAGAAAAAAGCCAAAGTTGTAGTACCGGATTACCAGCTGTCCCTGGCCATCGGAAAAGAAGGACAGAATGCCCGGCTGGCTGCCCGGCTCACCGGATACAAGATTGATATCAAGAGCGAAACCCAGGCACGGGAGTCCGGGGAATTCGACCAGTTCGGCGAAGCTTACGACGACTATGAAGACGGCTATGAAGATGACTTTGATGATATTTCCGGATTTGAAGATGACCTGGATGAAGAAGGGTTTATCGATATGGACAGTCTGGAAGAGAGCGACGCGGAAGAAACGGAAGATGCAGAAGAATCTGAAATCGAAGCGGAAGATTCTGCGGCAGACACGGCAAATGAAGAAACAGAGTCATAA
- a CDS encoding polyribonucleotide nucleotidyltransferase, which produces MYKTYEMELAGRTLRIDIGRVAAQANGAAFMHYGDTTVLSTATASEKPRDGIDFFPLSVEFEEKMYAVGKIPGGFKKREGRASDNAVLTARVIDRPMRPLFPKDYRNDVTLNNLVMSVDPDCRPELVAMLGSAISTCISDIPFDGPCAMTQVGMIDGEFIINPGQKDWDEGDLQLTVASTAQKVIMIEAGANEIKEEKMIEAIYRAHDVNLTIIDFINKIVAEVGKEKHSYESSAVPEEVTAKIMELVPPAEMEAAVFTDDKQTRDANIREITDRLEETFAEDEEVLPFISDAVYQYQKKTVRKMILKDHKRPDGRAIDEIRPLAAEVDLIPRVHGSAMFTRGQTQICTVTTLAPLSESQRVDGLDENITSKRYLHQYNFPSYSVGETKPSRGPGRREIGHGALAERALVPVLPPEEEFPYAIRLVSETFESNGSTSQASICASTMSLMAAGVPIRKPVAGISCGLVTGETDDDYLVLTDIQGLEDFFGDMDFKVAGTHDGITAIQMDIKIHGLTRPIVEEAIARTRAAREYILTNVMEPCIREPRKELSQYAPKIITMQIDPSKIGDVVGKQGKVINAIIDETGVKIDINDDGVVSICGVDPAGMERAKELIHIIVTDFEKGQILEGTVVSIKEFGAFIEFAPGKEGLVHISKIADHRINHVEDVLTLGDHVKVVCLGKDKMGRISFSMKDVK; this is translated from the coding sequence ATGTACAAGACATATGAGATGGAACTGGCAGGCAGAACGCTGCGTATTGATATCGGGCGTGTTGCTGCGCAGGCAAACGGAGCAGCATTCATGCACTATGGAGATACCACTGTTTTAAGCACGGCGACCGCTTCGGAGAAGCCGAGGGACGGAATTGATTTCTTCCCGCTTTCCGTAGAATTTGAAGAAAAAATGTATGCGGTCGGCAAGATTCCGGGAGGATTCAAGAAGAGAGAGGGCCGTGCTTCTGACAATGCGGTTCTTACTGCGCGTGTCATTGATCGCCCGATGCGTCCGCTGTTCCCCAAAGATTACCGAAATGACGTCACACTGAACAACCTGGTAATGAGTGTGGATCCGGACTGCAGACCGGAGCTGGTGGCGATGCTTGGCTCCGCAATTTCCACCTGCATTTCCGATATTCCGTTTGACGGCCCCTGTGCCATGACACAGGTGGGAATGATTGACGGCGAATTTATTATCAACCCGGGTCAGAAGGACTGGGATGAGGGTGATCTTCAGCTGACTGTGGCTTCTACCGCTCAGAAGGTAATCATGATCGAAGCCGGAGCCAATGAAATCAAAGAAGAGAAAATGATCGAGGCGATCTACCGTGCGCACGATGTGAACCTGACCATTATCGATTTCATCAACAAGATCGTTGCGGAAGTGGGCAAAGAGAAGCACAGCTATGAATCCAGCGCCGTTCCGGAAGAAGTGACCGCCAAGATCATGGAACTGGTTCCGCCTGCAGAAATGGAAGCTGCTGTCTTTACGGATGACAAGCAGACCCGTGATGCCAATATCCGTGAAATTACCGACCGTCTGGAAGAGACCTTTGCCGAGGATGAGGAAGTGCTTCCGTTTATTTCCGATGCGGTATACCAGTATCAGAAAAAGACCGTCCGCAAGATGATCCTGAAAGATCACAAGCGTCCGGACGGACGTGCCATTGATGAGATCCGTCCCCTGGCTGCAGAGGTGGATCTGATTCCCCGTGTCCATGGATCTGCCATGTTTACCAGAGGACAGACACAGATTTGCACGGTAACCACCCTGGCACCCCTTTCCGAATCCCAGCGCGTGGACGGACTGGATGAAAACATCACCTCCAAACGGTATCTGCATCAGTATAATTTCCCGTCTTATTCTGTGGGTGAAACAAAGCCCTCCCGCGGACCGGGACGCCGGGAAATCGGCCATGGCGCACTGGCAGAGCGGGCGCTTGTACCGGTGCTTCCGCCGGAAGAGGAATTCCCGTATGCCATCCGTCTGGTATCGGAGACCTTTGAGTCCAACGGCTCCACATCCCAGGCAAGTATCTGCGCCTCCACCATGTCCCTTATGGCAGCCGGCGTGCCGATCCGCAAACCGGTAGCCGGTATTTCCTGCGGTCTGGTCACCGGTGAAACCGATGATGATTATCTGGTGCTGACAGATATCCAGGGGCTGGAAGATTTCTTCGGCGATATGGACTTTAAGGTGGCCGGCACACATGACGGTATCACAGCCATCCAGATGGATATTAAAATCCATGGCCTGACCCGCCCCATTGTGGAGGAAGCCATTGCCCGTACCCGCGCCGCGCGTGAGTATATTCTGACCAATGTGATGGAGCCCTGCATCCGTGAGCCGCGGAAAGAACTCAGCCAGTATGCGCCCAAGATTATCACCATGCAGATCGATCCTTCCAAGATCGGTGATGTGGTCGGCAAACAGGGAAAAGTCATCAACGCGATTATTGATGAAACCGGTGTCAAGATCGATATCAATGATGACGGTGTCGTATCCATCTGCGGTGTGGATCCGGCAGGCATGGAACGGGCAAAAGAACTGATCCATATCATTGTGACCGATTTTGAAAAAGGCCAGATCCTGGAAGGAACGGTGGTTTCCATTAAGGAATTCGGCGCGTTCATTGAATTTGCTCCCGGCAAAGAAGGCCTGGTTCATATTTCCAAGATCGCGGATCATCGGATCAATCATGTGGAGGATGTCCTGACCCTGGGAGATCACGTGAAAGTGGTATGCCTGGGCAAGGATAAAATGGGACGGATCAGTTTCAGCATGAAAGACGTAAAATAG
- a CDS encoding ribosomal L7Ae/L30e/S12e/Gadd45 family protein: MQNSRIFSLLSLAMKAGAVSSGEQSVEDAVHKDKARLLIVAEDASANTRKKMRNMAAYFEIPLIVLGTKEELGHCVGKNYRSMLAVLNQGFAESIQKKLPDQ; the protein is encoded by the coding sequence TTGCAGAACAGTAGAATTTTTTCACTGCTGAGTCTTGCGATGAAGGCCGGCGCGGTATCCAGCGGCGAGCAGTCAGTAGAGGACGCAGTGCATAAAGACAAAGCGCGGCTTCTTATTGTTGCGGAAGATGCTTCTGCCAATACCAGAAAGAAGATGCGGAACATGGCGGCTTATTTTGAAATCCCGCTGATTGTCCTTGGTACCAAAGAAGAGCTTGGACACTGTGTCGGTAAAAACTACCGCTCGATGCTGGCTGTTCTGAATCAGGGATTCGCGGAATCGATACAGAAGAAATTACCCGATCAATAA
- the rbfA gene encoding 30S ribosome-binding factor RbfA, producing the protein MRKNSIKNIRINEEVLRELSSIIRNEIKDPRIHPLTSVSGVEVAPDLKTCKAYISVLGTEEEQEKTVEGLKSAAGYIRRCLAKSLNLRNTPEIRFISDRSIAYGVEMSKKIDEIARSDARNSEPDETGLPADTDKE; encoded by the coding sequence ATGAGAAAAAACAGTATTAAAAATATCAGAATCAATGAAGAGGTTCTGCGGGAACTGAGCAGCATTATCCGGAATGAAATCAAAGACCCCAGGATTCATCCGCTGACCAGTGTGTCCGGCGTGGAAGTCGCGCCGGACCTGAAAACCTGCAAAGCTTATATCAGTGTTCTGGGCACAGAAGAAGAACAGGAAAAAACGGTGGAAGGGCTGAAAAGCGCTGCCGGCTATATCCGCAGATGTCTGGCAAAGTCCCTGAATCTGCGCAACACACCGGAAATCCGTTTTATTTCAGACCGTTCCATCGCCTACGGCGTGGAAATGTCGAAAAAAATTGATGAAATCGCCCGTTCAGACGCCCGGAATTCAGAACCGGATGAAACCGGGCTTCCGGCGGATACAGACAAGGAGTGA
- the truB gene encoding tRNA pseudouridine(55) synthase TruB, with amino-acid sequence MRNGIIIVKKEKGFTSFDVVAKMRGICGQKKIGHTGTLDPDATGVLPVCLGKATKICELLAGTDKEYEASLRLGITTDTQDSSGTVTGRFPTEHITPEEVREAAEQFHGFTEQIPPMYSALKVRGKKLYELARQGIEIERKPRRIHVSEIAVTRMCLPELSLRIVCSKGTYIRTICHDLGQKLSCGAVMTELQRTRVAGFRLEQAHTLGEIQDLRDRGNLDTLLIPVDRVFGSVSFCRVRPEWDVILRNGGKVPEDGICQEDASDPLQGGADAFGLPSEPDWIRMYLSDGTFVGIYHRAKEASVLRPLKMFL; translated from the coding sequence ATGCGTAATGGAATAATTATCGTAAAGAAAGAAAAGGGATTTACATCCTTTGATGTAGTGGCGAAGATGCGCGGCATCTGCGGCCAGAAAAAAATCGGACATACCGGAACGCTGGATCCGGACGCCACCGGCGTGCTTCCGGTCTGCCTGGGGAAAGCGACCAAAATATGCGAACTCCTTGCCGGTACAGACAAAGAATATGAAGCGTCCCTCCGGCTGGGGATTACCACAGACACCCAGGACAGCAGCGGCACGGTTACCGGCAGATTCCCGACGGAACACATTACTCCGGAGGAAGTCCGCGAAGCCGCAGAACAGTTCCACGGCTTCACGGAACAGATTCCGCCGATGTATTCCGCACTGAAGGTCAGGGGGAAAAAACTGTATGAACTTGCCCGGCAGGGGATTGAGATTGAACGGAAGCCCCGCCGGATCCATGTATCAGAAATTGCCGTTACCCGCATGTGTCTGCCGGAACTTTCCCTGCGGATCGTATGTTCCAAGGGCACTTATATCCGTACGATCTGCCATGACCTGGGACAGAAACTGTCCTGCGGCGCAGTGATGACGGAGCTGCAGCGGACCCGTGTGGCGGGATTTCGCCTGGAGCAGGCACATACGCTGGGTGAGATTCAGGACCTGCGGGACCGGGGGAATCTGGATACCCTGCTGATTCCGGTGGACCGTGTGTTCGGGTCAGTTTCCTTCTGCCGGGTGCGGCCGGAATGGGATGTGATTCTGAGAAACGGCGGCAAAGTGCCGGAAGACGGAATCTGTCAGGAAGATGCCTCAGACCCGTTACAGGGTGGGGCTGACGCTTTCGGCCTTCCGTCGGAGCCGGACTGGATCCGCATGTATCTGTCAGACGGAACTTTTGTCGGGATTTATCACCGGGCAAAGGAAGCGTCGGTTTTACGTCCGCTGAAAATGTTTCTGTAA
- a CDS encoding bifunctional riboflavin kinase/FAD synthetase has product MKYYQDTFDFSVEEPCVISLGKFDGLHMGHKCLMEQMKKEKENGCKSVAITFSVPPRSLESGSYKVLSTNEEKKAIFEKAGIDVLIELPFTEQLKHMSPYDFLRMLNDRINIRVIVVGTDFRFGSGRQGSYLTLQNYEEEFGYTCRVVEKLQYQQKDISSTRIRELIERGAMEETNLLLGYPYFLRGTVVHGEGLGHTKGMPTINMIPPENKLLPPAGVYAATVEIDRKVCRGISNIGYKPTVGAFPIGVETHLFDYSGSLYGRTLDVCFHHFLRPEQKFASLDSLMVQIQKDMDACREILDNILP; this is encoded by the coding sequence ATGAAGTATTATCAGGATACCTTTGATTTTTCTGTTGAGGAGCCCTGCGTCATTTCCCTTGGGAAATTTGACGGGCTGCACATGGGACACAAATGTCTGATGGAACAGATGAAAAAAGAAAAAGAAAACGGCTGTAAATCTGTGGCCATTACCTTTAGTGTGCCGCCGCGTTCTCTTGAGTCCGGCAGCTATAAAGTACTGTCTACCAATGAGGAAAAAAAGGCCATATTTGAAAAAGCAGGCATCGACGTCTTAATTGAGCTTCCGTTTACCGAGCAGCTCAAGCACATGTCACCCTATGATTTTCTGCGGATGCTGAATGACCGCATCAATATCCGGGTGATTGTGGTGGGGACAGATTTCCGTTTTGGCAGCGGGCGTCAGGGCAGTTATCTGACGCTGCAGAACTATGAAGAGGAATTCGGCTATACCTGCCGTGTGGTGGAAAAACTGCAGTATCAGCAAAAGGATATCAGCAGCACAAGAATCCGGGAATTAATTGAACGGGGCGCGATGGAAGAGACCAATCTGCTGCTCGGCTATCCCTATTTCCTGCGGGGAACCGTGGTGCACGGCGAAGGGCTGGGCCATACCAAGGGCATGCCTACCATCAATATGATTCCGCCGGAAAATAAGCTGCTGCCGCCTGCCGGGGTCTATGCGGCTACCGTGGAAATTGACCGGAAAGTCTGCCGCGGAATCAGCAACATCGGATACAAGCCCACCGTCGGCGCGTTTCCCATCGGTGTGGAGACCCATCTGTTCGATTATTCCGGCAGTCTGTACGGAAGGACGTTGGATGTCTGTTTCCACCATTTCCTGCGTCCGGAACAGAAGTTTGCCTCCCTGGACAGCCTGATGGTGCAGATTCAAAAGGATATGGACGCCTGCCGGGAAATCCTGGACAATATTCTTCCGTAA